CGGCGGATCAGATCGCGGTCGTGGGTGCAGATGACGACCGTGGTCCCCTGGCGGTTGATCTCCTGGAACAGCCCCATCAGCTCCGAAGCCAGCTCGGGATCGAGGTTGCCGGTCGGCTCGTCGGCCAGCAGAATGGTCGGGTTGTTGACGACGGCCCGGGCCACGGCCACCCGCTGCTGCTCGCCGTAGGAGAGCTCGGAGGGGAAGTCCCAGATGCGGTGGTGCATGGCGACCATGCGCAGGGCGATGAAGACCCGGCGCTTGAGATCGCGCGAGGGGACGCCTTGGACTTGGAGGGCGATGGCCACGTTGTCGAAGACGCGCTTGTGGAAGAGGAGCCGGAAGTCCTGGAAGACGATGCCCATGATCCGGCGCAGGAGA
Above is a window of Candidatus Aminicenantes bacterium DNA encoding:
- the ftsE gene encoding cell division ATP-binding protein FtsE: MIELAHVWVQYQKPHWALSDIDLTIGRGEFCYITGPSGSGKTTLLRTLTREVIPTHGQVFVAGKNICLLPDPKVHLLRRIMGIVFQDFRLLFHKRVFDNVAIALQVQGVPSRDLKRRVFIALRMVAMHHRIWDFPSELSYGEQQRVAVARAVVNNPTILLADEPTGNLDPELASELMGLFQEINRQGTTVVICTHDRDLIRRFEGRVVLLHDGKIQRRGRA